The region GAGCTGGTGTGGCGTTTGCGGGGACGGCCGGGGAGCGCCAGGTCGAGGGCGCGAAGTTGGCGCTGCTGCACAATCTGGGATTGGGCGGGGCGTGTGTGGTGACGATGTATCGAAGGGATTGAGGGCGGCGCGGCGGGCGCCGGGGTGTGGATCTCATCCTGTGCGAGAACCGCCGCCCGGCAACCGATCGAGATCGTTGGCACTCCGATGAAGAAACGGGCTGGCAGGCGTCCAAGGTCGCGACACGAAACGGGCCGGTAGCCGACCGGCGCGCGACCGTGGCCCCTCGGTGATCAGCATGAGAGCCACACCCGGGCGTCGTGTCGGCTGCGCAGTCGCGAGCATGCAGAATATGGCGTACTGATATGTCGGTGCAGTGAACCGAGCTCGTGTACTATTCGCCCCATGACAGTGAGATCGCGCAAGACGATTCTGCCGTCCGTGAGTGCACCTCAAGCCGACCGTCTCGACAAGTTACACTCTCTGTTGTCGTCATTGAAGAACGGTGATAGCCCCGATCTCGTGGCCGCAACCACTCATCTGTCGGGTCGCCACATCGACTATTACGTCGACGCGGCGCTGGTCTTGGGCCTCCTGCTGAAGCACGACGACAGCTCCTTGTCGATCACAGACTCAGGAACTAGATTGCTTGCTGAGAATGTTCACTCGCCGGCCTACCGGCACATACTTGCCAATTGCATTAATGATAGCATCCCTTTGCAAAAGCTTGCCCCTGAGCTATTAGCTCGCGAGGAGCCCGATCGCGACCTCATGCGCGATCGCATTGCGCAACTCACAGGACTCTCTCCGAGTACCGCAGATCGGCGAGCAGGCACGCTTCTATCCTGGCGTCGACAAGCACTCCCTTTTCAAACCTCCCTCTTCTCGGAACTCGGGCTTGTCGCCGTACCCCGAGGATTCGAGGACGCGTCGGAGGACGTTGTTTCAGACCGGCCTCACATCGAAAGCGCTCGCCTCCGATCCAGAACCCAAACCGCATTCTCGGAGCCAAGCATGACCGCCTCCACAAAGACCCCATCCGCGGTCAAGCGCCTCGCTCCAACTGGCGAGTTTCAAGGACAGATCCGCCCCTCTCAAGTCAATCAACTTCTCGACAAGCGAAAGAAGCAAGGCTATGGTCAGTATCTGAACAAGGTAATCCTCACAAAGGTACGCGGCTTCTCGGGCCAAGAGGTCTCCTTCGATTTCCCGGTGACCGCAATAATCGGACCCAACGGGGGTGGAAAGACAACCATCTTGGGCGCAGCCGCCTGCGCCTATTCGGTCATAAAACCAAGGCAGTTCTTTAGCAAAAGCGGCCCATTTGATTCGAGCATGAAGGAGTGGACCATTGAATACGAGATACTTGACCGCAAAGAGAATCCCAAAGGAATTCTCCGCCGCACCGCCAGCTTTCGCTCCAGCAAATGGTCACGAGAGGCCTTGTCGCGCGATGTCCTAGTTTTCGGCGTTAGCCGCACAGTACCAGCGACGGAGCGCCCAGACATGCGCAGGTGCACAACGGGCAAGTTCAAAGTGGGCGCGGACCAGGTCTCAAGACTTGAACCAGAAGTTGCTCTGGCCGTTCAGAGAATCCTTGGCAAGGACGTCGAAAACTACTCGCACATCAAGATCGATGGGCGTGGCAAGATCTCTCTCCTCTCCGCCCACACACCGAACGGCGTCAAGTATTCCGAATTTCATTTCGGCGCTGGCGAGTCGAGCATCATTCGGATGATACGTCACATCGAGCACGCGAAAGACCATTGCCTCATACTTATTGAAGAGATCGAAAATGGGCTCCATCCGGTCGCCACTGTCCGTATGGTCGAGTACCTAGTTGATGTGGCGCAACGAAAGAACGCCCAAGCAATATTCACGACCCACTCTAATGACGCACTCAAGCCATTGCCAGACGAGGCTGTCTGGGCATCCGTCGACCAGACAGTATTTCAGGGAAAGTTGGACGTGCACGCCCTCCGGGCCATTACGGGTCAAGTCGACTCACAGCTAGTCGTGTTCGTTGAAGACGCGTTTGCTAAGCAGTGGGTTGAGTCGGTCCTGCGTCTCGTTGACCCTGATTCGCTCGGTCTTGTGGAAGTTCATGGCATGCACGGCGACGGAATGGCAGTCGCAGTCAATAGGCATCACAACCTTGACCCGAGCCATACGGCGGACTCAATCTGTATGATAGACGGCGATTCCCGACAAGAAGAATCGGCGCAGAACGGAGTATTCCGATTGCCAGGCGCAAGTCCCGAGGCGTACATCTACGACTCCGTTCTTGAGAACCTAGATCGAGATGTAGGTCTCCTTGCTGTGGCCCTGCACCAGCGATTCGAGGATCAGCCGCACGTAAGTGACGTCGTACAGGATGTCCGCCGGGTCAATCGCGATGCGCACATTCTATTCAGTCAGGTCGCCAGAAAACTAGGCTTCCTTTCTGAGGAGGTCGTGCGGAGTGCGTTCCTTTCTGTGTGGACACAGCGACATCAGGAGATCGCCTCAAAGATCGCAGTCCCGATTCTGGCGAGACTCCCGCAGAAGTAGGCGCGGAGCGGCCGTTGCGTGCAAGGCGGCACCCGCTGTGCTGAAGGCCGCGTAGGTCCCGAGGCTTGAGTCGC is a window of Myxococcales bacterium DNA encoding:
- a CDS encoding AAA family ATPase, with amino-acid sequence MTASTKTPSAVKRLAPTGEFQGQIRPSQVNQLLDKRKKQGYGQYLNKVILTKVRGFSGQEVSFDFPVTAIIGPNGGGKTTILGAAACAYSVIKPRQFFSKSGPFDSSMKEWTIEYEILDRKENPKGILRRTASFRSSKWSREALSRDVLVFGVSRTVPATERPDMRRCTTGKFKVGADQVSRLEPEVALAVQRILGKDVENYSHIKIDGRGKISLLSAHTPNGVKYSEFHFGAGESSIIRMIRHIEHAKDHCLILIEEIENGLHPVATVRMVEYLVDVAQRKNAQAIFTTHSNDALKPLPDEAVWASVDQTVFQGKLDVHALRAITGQVDSQLVVFVEDAFAKQWVESVLRLVDPDSLGLVEVHGMHGDGMAVAVNRHHNLDPSHTADSICMIDGDSRQEESAQNGVFRLPGASPEAYIYDSVLENLDRDVGLLAVALHQRFEDQPHVSDVVQDVRRVNRDAHILFSQVARKLGFLSEEVVRSAFLSVWTQRHQEIASKIAVPILARLPQK